A section of the Gemmatimonadota bacterium genome encodes:
- the lon gene encoding endopeptidase La, translated as MPEQSRLPVLPLRDTVVYPGVAVPISAGRPGTIEAVQSALDGDRRLFAVAQRENVDEPTPDVLYNVGTVVRIIQTHRVRGGVQLLVQGEARAQSLGYERNGEAMLEARTQEMERQLPRSPEDPAFQALDRELRDRAAELGTRRGVPAEALNQLIQGVEDPGAFADLVAFYLELPSEDKQRLLETLDDEVRMRSALVLVERELARLDAQEEIQAKVQEELGERQREMLLREQMKQIQKELGDEDERQEVEELRQRIEGLQLTEDARTEVERELKRLERTSPQSAEYQVIRTFLEWVTELPWNDRTEDKIDLKQSSGILDEDHYGLEDVKDRVLEFLAVRKLQMERAAETGEDVPAAEERKVVHVGNGNGHGEGGEDADHEGGEPPRSIEDVKSRAVGRGPILLFVGPPGVGKTSIAQSIARSLGRKYVRISLGGARDEADIRGHRRTYVGAMPGRIVQGMRQVKSKNPVFLLDEVDKLGVSFQGDPSSALLEVLDPAQNSSFTDHYLGIPFDLSEVLFIATANYVDRIPAPLLDRMERVDFAGYTEQEKLEIARRYLLPRQREESGLQEKEFQVSEDALTSVIQQYTREAGVRQLERELGKLARKVARRIASDDTDAVQVEPGDISDLLGRPRVHPERMAPKEAVGVATGMFYTPMGGDIMFVEASVMPGEGGLVLTGQLGDVMKESGRAALSFAKSHAAELDIPEEMLRGREVHIHVPAGALPKEGPSAGITMATALISALASRKVRHDIAMTGELTLTGRVLPIGGVKEKVLGAVRAGITEIVLPADNEGDLEDIPETVRKGLTVHPVEELAQVLQVALLPKRGAARSRKRASDAPSEAGAVA; from the coding sequence ATGCCAGAGCAAAGCAGACTGCCGGTCCTCCCGCTACGCGACACGGTCGTGTATCCGGGTGTGGCCGTTCCCATCTCGGCCGGACGGCCGGGAACCATCGAGGCCGTGCAGAGCGCCCTCGACGGCGATCGCCGCCTCTTCGCGGTCGCGCAGCGCGAGAACGTGGATGAGCCGACGCCCGACGTGCTGTACAACGTCGGGACCGTCGTGCGCATCATCCAGACGCATCGCGTGCGCGGCGGCGTCCAGCTGCTCGTGCAGGGAGAGGCGCGGGCGCAGTCGCTGGGCTACGAGCGCAACGGCGAGGCGATGCTGGAGGCGCGCACCCAGGAGATGGAGCGGCAGCTCCCCCGGAGCCCGGAGGATCCTGCCTTCCAGGCCCTGGACCGCGAGCTGCGGGACCGGGCCGCGGAGCTGGGCACCCGGCGCGGTGTGCCCGCGGAGGCTCTGAACCAGCTCATCCAGGGCGTGGAGGATCCGGGTGCGTTCGCGGATCTCGTCGCCTTCTACCTGGAGCTGCCGTCCGAGGACAAGCAGCGCCTGCTGGAGACGCTGGACGACGAAGTCCGCATGCGCAGCGCCCTCGTGCTCGTCGAGCGCGAGCTGGCGCGCCTGGACGCGCAGGAGGAGATCCAGGCCAAGGTGCAGGAGGAGCTGGGCGAGCGGCAGCGGGAGATGCTGCTGCGCGAGCAGATGAAGCAGATCCAGAAGGAGCTCGGGGACGAGGACGAGCGCCAGGAGGTGGAGGAGCTCCGTCAGCGCATCGAGGGCCTGCAGCTGACCGAGGATGCGCGCACCGAGGTCGAGCGCGAGCTCAAGCGTCTGGAGCGTACCAGCCCGCAGTCGGCCGAATACCAGGTCATCCGGACGTTCCTGGAATGGGTGACGGAGCTGCCCTGGAACGATCGGACCGAGGACAAGATCGACCTCAAGCAGTCCTCCGGCATCCTGGACGAGGATCACTACGGGCTCGAGGACGTGAAGGACCGCGTGCTCGAGTTCCTGGCCGTGCGCAAGCTGCAGATGGAGCGCGCCGCGGAGACCGGAGAGGACGTTCCGGCCGCCGAGGAGCGCAAGGTCGTGCATGTGGGCAACGGCAACGGCCACGGGGAAGGAGGCGAGGACGCCGATCACGAAGGCGGTGAGCCCCCTCGGTCCATCGAGGACGTGAAGAGCCGTGCGGTGGGACGCGGCCCCATCCTGCTGTTCGTGGGCCCGCCCGGCGTGGGGAAGACCAGCATCGCGCAGTCCATCGCGCGCTCGCTGGGCCGCAAGTACGTGCGGATCTCGCTTGGCGGCGCCCGGGACGAGGCCGACATCCGCGGCCACCGCCGGACGTACGTCGGCGCCATGCCCGGCCGCATCGTGCAGGGCATGCGTCAGGTGAAGAGCAAGAACCCGGTCTTCCTGCTGGACGAGGTGGACAAGCTGGGCGTCTCCTTCCAGGGCGATCCCAGCTCGGCGCTGCTGGAGGTGCTGGACCCGGCGCAGAACTCGTCCTTCACGGACCACTACCTCGGCATCCCGTTCGATCTGTCCGAGGTGCTGTTCATCGCCACGGCCAACTACGTGGACCGCATCCCCGCGCCGCTGCTGGACCGCATGGAGCGGGTGGACTTCGCGGGCTACACCGAGCAGGAGAAGCTGGAGATCGCGCGACGCTACCTGCTTCCGCGCCAGCGCGAGGAGTCGGGTCTGCAGGAGAAGGAGTTCCAGGTCAGCGAGGACGCGCTCACCAGCGTCATCCAGCAGTACACGCGCGAGGCCGGCGTGCGGCAGCTCGAGCGCGAGCTGGGCAAGCTGGCCCGCAAGGTGGCGCGGCGGATCGCGAGCGACGACACGGACGCCGTGCAGGTCGAGCCCGGCGACATCTCCGACCTGCTGGGGCGGCCGCGCGTGCATCCCGAGCGGATGGCGCCCAAGGAAGCCGTGGGCGTCGCGACCGGGATGTTCTACACGCCCATGGGCGGCGACATCATGTTCGTGGAGGCCTCGGTCATGCCCGGCGAGGGCGGGCTGGTGCTGACGGGTCAGCTCGGGGACGTCATGAAGGAGTCCGGCCGGGCCGCGCTCTCGTTCGCGAAGAGCCACGCGGCCGAGCTGGACATCCCCGAGGAGATGCTGCGCGGCCGGGAGGTGCACATCCACGTGCCGGCCGGCGCGCTGCCCAAGGAGGGTCCGTCGGCCGGGATCACCATGGCCACGGCGCTCATCTCCGCGCTGGCGTCCCGCAAGGTGCGCCATGACATCGCCATGACCGGGGAGCTCACGCTCACCGGCCGGGTGCTGCCCATCGGCGGGGTGAAGGAGAAGGTGCTCGGCGCGGTGCGCGCCGGGATCACCGAGATCGTGCTGCCGGCGGACAACGAGGGCGACCTCGAGGACATCCCCGAGACCGTCCGGAAGGGGCTGACCGTCCACCCGGTGGAGGAGCTGGCGCAGGTGCTCCAGGTGGCCCTGCTGCCCAAGCGCGGCGCGGCCCGGAGCCGCAAGCGCGCCAGCGACGCCCCGAGCGAGGCGGGGGCCGTGGCGTAG
- a CDS encoding GntR family transcriptional regulator, with protein MFDQLDPRSPTPLYAQIAERIRAAVAAGDLQPGDALPSVRGLAAELRVNPATVVQAYRDLENDGFVVTRRGAGSFVRAMTRTKRGEERARQARTLVRDMMAEAARLGIDVAELAEAFAEESGVPAAKQRRSRATG; from the coding sequence GTGTTCGACCAGCTCGACCCCAGGAGCCCCACGCCGCTCTACGCGCAGATCGCCGAGCGCATCCGCGCGGCGGTGGCGGCGGGTGACCTGCAGCCCGGGGACGCCCTGCCGTCCGTGCGGGGCCTGGCGGCCGAGCTGCGGGTCAACCCGGCCACCGTGGTACAGGCGTACCGCGACCTGGAGAACGACGGGTTCGTGGTCACGCGGCGCGGCGCCGGGAGCTTCGTGCGCGCCATGACCCGCACCAAGCGTGGCGAGGAGCGGGCACGACAGGCGCGTACGCTCGTGCGGGACATGATGGCCGAGGCGGCGCGCCTCGGGATCGACGTGGCGGAGCTGGCGGAGGCCTTCGCGGAAGAGAGTGGAGTGCCCGCAGCCAAGCAGCGCCGCTCACGGGCCACCGGATAG
- a CDS encoding amidohydrolase, with protein MRARATLSLAVLLPLMAALLPSSVRAQSARQIDRWKNELSTAVDERAQFTQQMVDQIFSFAELGFQEVETSAYLVQLLRDNGFTVEEGVAGIPTAWVATWGSGEPVISLGTDIDNIPKASQVPGVACALPLVEGAPGHGEGHNAGQAVNITAALAVKELMERENLPGTLHLWPGVAEELVAAKAFYVRAGVFDDVDIVLYAHVGSALGTGWGITPGTGLISAEFTFTGESAHAAGAPWRGRSAADAVTLMDVGWNFRREHIRPDARSHSVIVDGGDQPNVVPSRASIWYYFRERNAPEIRQLFLVADSIAQGAAMMSGTKLESVRVLGSAWPGHFNKTVAETMQGNIERVGQPTWSEADQTFARAVQREVGAQPTGLDTSVSPLRPALREDQRQAGYADDIGDISWNVPTAVLSFPSNIPGLPGHNWSNAIAMATPVAHKGATAGAKVQAMTLLDFLVRPELVEQAWTYFRDVQTKDVQYEAFIRPDDRPAISMNAGIMEEFREEMRKYYFDSSRYDTYLEQLGVSYPTVRQPDGTCRGGAVSP; from the coding sequence ATGAGAGCCCGCGCCACCCTCTCCCTCGCCGTCCTGCTTCCGCTGATGGCCGCCCTGCTCCCCTCCAGCGTCCGCGCCCAGTCCGCGCGCCAGATCGATCGCTGGAAGAACGAGCTCTCCACCGCCGTGGATGAACGCGCGCAGTTCACGCAGCAGATGGTGGATCAGATCTTCAGCTTCGCCGAGCTGGGCTTCCAGGAGGTGGAGACCTCCGCCTACCTGGTGCAACTGCTCCGCGACAACGGCTTCACCGTGGAGGAAGGGGTGGCCGGCATCCCCACCGCGTGGGTCGCCACCTGGGGCTCCGGCGAGCCGGTCATCTCGCTCGGGACGGACATCGACAACATCCCCAAGGCGTCGCAGGTGCCGGGCGTAGCCTGCGCGCTCCCGCTGGTGGAGGGCGCGCCCGGCCACGGGGAAGGGCACAACGCCGGTCAGGCCGTCAACATCACGGCGGCGCTGGCGGTCAAGGAGCTGATGGAGCGGGAGAACCTCCCGGGCACGTTGCACCTCTGGCCGGGTGTGGCGGAGGAGCTCGTGGCCGCCAAGGCCTTCTACGTGCGCGCCGGTGTCTTCGACGACGTGGACATCGTGCTGTACGCCCACGTGGGCTCGGCGCTCGGCACGGGGTGGGGCATCACGCCCGGCACCGGGCTCATCTCCGCCGAGTTCACGTTCACGGGCGAGAGCGCCCACGCGGCCGGGGCACCCTGGCGGGGCCGCAGCGCCGCGGACGCCGTCACCTTGATGGACGTGGGCTGGAACTTCCGCCGCGAGCACATCCGTCCGGACGCGCGCTCGCACTCGGTCATCGTGGACGGCGGTGACCAACCGAACGTGGTGCCGTCACGCGCCTCCATCTGGTACTACTTCCGCGAGCGCAACGCGCCCGAGATCCGGCAGCTCTTCCTCGTCGCGGATTCGATCGCGCAAGGTGCGGCGATGATGAGCGGAACGAAGCTGGAGTCGGTGCGGGTCCTGGGCTCGGCCTGGCCCGGCCACTTCAACAAGACCGTGGCCGAGACCATGCAGGGCAACATCGAGCGTGTGGGCCAACCCACGTGGAGCGAGGCCGATCAGACCTTCGCGCGCGCGGTACAGCGCGAAGTGGGAGCCCAGCCGACCGGTCTGGACACCTCCGTGAGCCCGCTCCGGCCCGCGCTGCGCGAGGACCAGCGGCAGGCCGGCTACGCCGACGACATCGGCGACATCTCCTGGAACGTGCCGACCGCGGTGCTCTCATTCCCGTCCAACATCCCGGGCCTGCCCGGCCACAACTGGTCCAACGCCATCGCCATGGCCACACCGGTCGCGCACAAGGGCGCCACCGCCGGGGCCAAGGTGCAGGCCATGACGCTGCTGGACTTCCTGGTGCGTCCGGAGCTGGTGGAGCAGGCCTGGACCTACTTCCGGGACGTCCAGACCAAGGACGTGCAGTACGAGGCGTTCATCCGACCGGACGATCGTCCCGCGATCTCCATGAATGCGGGGATCATGGAGGAGTTCCGCGAGGAGATGCGGAAGTACTACTTCGACTCCAGCCGCTACGACACGTACCTGGAGCAGCTCGGCGTGAGCTATCCCACCGTGCGGCAGCCGGACGGGACCTGTCGGGGTGGGGCGGTCTCGCCCTAG
- a CDS encoding NUDIX domain-containing protein: protein MAPRPAATVVLVRDRADGPEVLLLRRTRSSGFVPGAWVFPGGRVDAGDAVPDLLARLDGLDGAEAARRLGLEPEGTPGPAAVAYYLAALREAFEETGILVGHRAGEPVPPAQVDPDVEALRNALLGDELDFAGVLGHLDARLDGGRVAYLAHWITPIQEPRRYDTRFFLAEVHAEAESVVDPREMTEARWLRPAAALELNRAGHLPMVFPTIHTLETLAPFASAADAHAALDRREIPTILPRLVRTPTGVGLRLPQEE from the coding sequence GTGGCGCCACGGCCCGCGGCGACGGTCGTCCTGGTGCGCGATCGGGCCGACGGACCGGAGGTGCTGCTGCTCCGACGGACCCGGTCGTCGGGCTTCGTGCCCGGGGCCTGGGTCTTCCCGGGCGGGCGGGTGGATGCCGGCGACGCCGTCCCGGATCTGCTGGCGCGCCTGGACGGACTGGACGGCGCCGAGGCGGCGCGCCGGTTGGGGCTGGAGCCGGAGGGCACCCCGGGGCCCGCCGCCGTGGCCTACTATCTGGCGGCGCTGCGCGAGGCCTTCGAGGAGACCGGCATCCTGGTGGGCCACAGAGCCGGTGAGCCCGTTCCCCCGGCCCAGGTGGACCCGGACGTGGAGGCGCTGCGCAACGCGCTGCTCGGTGACGAGCTGGACTTCGCGGGTGTGCTCGGCCACCTGGACGCACGGCTGGACGGGGGGCGCGTGGCCTACCTGGCGCACTGGATCACGCCCATCCAGGAGCCTCGCCGCTACGACACCCGCTTCTTCCTGGCCGAGGTGCACGCGGAGGCGGAGTCGGTGGTCGACCCGCGCGAGATGACGGAGGCCCGCTGGCTGCGCCCGGCCGCCGCGCTCGAGCTGAACCGCGCGGGGCACCTGCCGATGGTCTTCCCCACCATCCACACGCTGGAGACGCTGGCGCCGTTCGCCAGCGCCGCCGACGCCCACGCCGCGCTGGACCGCCGGGAGATCCCGACGATCCTGCCTCGCCTGGTGCGGACGCCCACCGGAGTGGGGTTGCGGCTGCCGCAGGAGGAGTAG
- a CDS encoding ABC transporter ATP-binding protein, protein MANAIQTTDLTVKLGTSFELRGLDLNVPEGSVYGFLGPNGSGKSTTIRMLMGMMKPDAGEIRLLGAPIPESIERVLARTGYVPERPHLYPALTIGETLAYHAAFFSAWDERWATEMLGRLGLERGRKVGRLSKGETGKLMILLALYQRPDLLILDEPTDGLDPVVRRDVMSAVMDYVAEAGATVFISSHLVHELERMCDWVGVIDGGRLIAEMPMDAFKNEIKRLHVVDPPAALSAAPFEVLSRTHLNGHGPGESWVVRGWREPMRELLESAGAHVRDVQHLDLEDGFVELLRSGRRAAEEE, encoded by the coding sequence ATGGCCAACGCCATCCAGACCACGGATCTGACCGTGAAGCTCGGCACGTCGTTCGAGCTGCGCGGTCTGGATCTGAACGTGCCCGAGGGGTCCGTCTACGGGTTCCTGGGACCGAACGGCTCCGGCAAGAGCACCACCATCCGCATGCTCATGGGCATGATGAAGCCGGACGCCGGGGAGATCCGCCTGCTGGGGGCTCCGATCCCCGAGTCCATCGAGCGTGTCCTGGCCCGCACCGGCTATGTGCCGGAGCGACCCCACCTGTACCCCGCGCTGACCATCGGCGAGACGCTCGCCTACCACGCCGCCTTCTTCTCCGCGTGGGACGAGCGCTGGGCCACCGAGATGCTGGGGCGTCTCGGCCTGGAGCGCGGCCGCAAGGTGGGCCGTCTGTCGAAGGGCGAGACGGGCAAGCTCATGATCCTGCTGGCGCTGTACCAGCGGCCCGATCTGCTGATCCTGGACGAGCCCACCGACGGTCTGGATCCCGTGGTGCGTCGGGACGTCATGAGCGCGGTGATGGACTACGTCGCGGAGGCGGGCGCCACGGTCTTCATCTCCAGCCATCTGGTGCACGAGCTCGAACGCATGTGCGACTGGGTGGGCGTCATCGACGGGGGTCGCTTGATCGCCGAGATGCCCATGGACGCCTTCAAGAACGAGATCAAGCGCCTCCATGTGGTGGACCCGCCTGCCGCGCTGTCCGCGGCGCCGTTCGAGGTGTTGTCGCGCACCCACCTGAACGGGCACGGCCCGGGGGAGAGCTGGGTGGTGCGGGGCTGGCGGGAGCCCATGCGCGAGCTGCTGGAGAGCGCCGGCGCGCACGTGCGTGACGTGCAGCACCTGGATTTGGAGGACGGGTTCGTGGAGCTGCTCAGATCCGGCCGTCGGGCCGCAGAGGAGGAATAG